The DNA sequence CCCGTCACTCGCGCCACCAGCTCGGCCACGGCGGGCCGGTCACCGCCGGATTCCTCGAGGGGGGTGGCCGCGACCACGCGGTAGAGCGTATCGGCAGGAATCTCGCGCTCGATGCGCACGCGCCCCTCACCCTTGAGGAGGATATTGTAGCGGCCGTTGGCCAGCCGCTCCCATCGAAAGATGCGTCCGACCCCGGCCACCTCGTAGACGGGCGGCTTCCCTTCATAGGAATCCTCGAACCCGGGCTTGAGGCCCACCACGGCCATGCGCTTGTCGCGCGCGAGGCAGTCGGTGACCATGGCGCGATAACGCCCCTCGAAGATGTGAAGGGGCAGCATGGTGTGCGGGAAGAACGTCAAATCCGGCAGGGGAAAGATCGGAACGAAGACCTGACCCACCGGACGCCGGGCCTCAGCCAATGGTCGGGAGCTTGAGGGCCGACAGGCTCTCGAGCCGCTCGACGACACCTTCGGCGAGATCGCGAAAGGCCTTGGTCTGGGCAGAGTTCGGCTGGCCGACGACGATGGGCACGCCTTCATCCCCGCCCTTGCGCGTGTCCATCTCCAGGGGGATGCGCGCGAGGAGGGGGACGTCGAATTCCCCCGCGACCTTCTCGCCCCCGCCCTCGCCGAAGATGGCGTACTTCGCTCCCGTGTCGGGGGCAACGAAGTAGCTCATGTTCTCGACCATGCCCAGAATGGGCACGTTGAGCTTCCTGAACATGGCCAGGGCCTTGCGCACGTCGAGGAGGGCGACCTCCTGAGGGGTGGTGACCATCACCACCCCGCCGAGGGGGATGACCTGGGAGAGCGAGAGCTGAGCGTCGCCGGTGCCGGGAGGCATGTCGAAGACCAGATAGTCGAGGGGGCCCCAGAGCACGTCGCGGAGGAATTGCTGCACGGCCGAGTGGATCATCGGTCCGCGCCAGACGAGCGCCTCCCGCTCCGCCACGAGAAGGCCGATGGACATGATCTTGATGCCGTGGGCCTCGACGGGAATGATCTTGTTGTCGAACATCCCCGGACGCCCCTTGGCCCCCATCATGAGCGGCACGTCCGGGCCGTAGATGTCCACGTCCACGAGCCCCACCTGATGTCCGCGCAGCTTGAGGGCCAGGGCCAGATTGACGGCGACGGTGGACTTGCCCACGCCGCCCTTGCCCGAAGAAACCGCGAGCGTGTGCTTGACCTCGGGGATGAACTCACCCCCCGGGGCTCCGGGCTTGTGCATGTCAGGCATGAATGTTGGGTCTCCTCTACGCAGGTGGGCTCGCCTGTCCGCAGTATAGGGTCGGGCGCTCGAAGCCGTCAAGGAAGCGGACGGCTCGAGTGCGCGCCAAAGTGCCGGAGAACTTGAAAAAATTGGCCGGAACTGATACAAAGATCGGGTGATTGGAGCCGACGAGTTCCGGCGGGTCCTCGGTCACTTCTGCTCGGGCGTGACCATCATCACCACGGTGGACAAGGAAGGTCGGCCCATCGGCCTCACGGCCAGCGCCTTCACGTCGGTGTCCCTCCACCCGCCCCTGGTCCTCGTCTGCGTCGCCCACGACGCGCAAAGCTACCCGGCCCTCGCCGAGGGGACACGCTTCGCCGTCAATATCCTGGACAAGGATCAAGAGGCCATCTCGACGCGCTTCGCGACCAAGACGGCGGCGCACCCCGCAGAAAAGTTCGAAGGGATAGGCTATCGCATGGGCTCGCTCGGCGTCCCCGTGCTCAAAGATGCCCTGGCCGAGCTCGAGTGCACCACCGTCCACGCGTATCCGGGCGGGGATCACACCATCTTCGTGGGCCGGGTCGATGCCGCCGACTGCCGCGGGGATGCCGGCCTCGAGCCGCTGCTCTACTATCGCGGCAAGTACCGTCGCGTCCACTCCTGAGGAGGCGTTTTTCATGCCCATCCCGCTCTCGCGCCCACCCGTCGATGACGAGGTCAAGGCCGCCGTCATCGCCGCCGTCGAGTCCGGTCAGTACATCCTGGGCCCGCAGTGCAAGGAGTT is a window from the Candidatus Methylomirabilota bacterium genome containing:
- a CDS encoding LON peptidase substrate-binding domain-containing protein yields the protein MGQVFVPIFPLPDLTFFPHTMLPLHIFEGRYRAMVTDCLARDKRMAVVGLKPGFEDSYEGKPPVYEVAGVGRIFRWERLANGRYNILLKGEGRVRIEREIPADTLYRVVAATPLEESGGDRPAVAELVARVTGRCLGILKAVKRPTADMEEALRDVAAGMLCDQVASAVVPTAAVRQRLLEELDIERRLGMLATALDDLYTQLTGDR
- a CDS encoding Mrp/NBP35 family ATP-binding protein yields the protein MPDMHKPGAPGGEFIPEVKHTLAVSSGKGGVGKSTVAVNLALALKLRGHQVGLVDVDIYGPDVPLMMGAKGRPGMFDNKIIPVEAHGIKIMSIGLLVAEREALVWRGPMIHSAVQQFLRDVLWGPLDYLVFDMPPGTGDAQLSLSQVIPLGGVVMVTTPQEVALLDVRKALAMFRKLNVPILGMVENMSYFVAPDTGAKYAIFGEGGGEKVAGEFDVPLLARIPLEMDTRKGGDEGVPIVVGQPNSAQTKAFRDLAEGVVERLESLSALKLPTIG
- a CDS encoding flavin reductase family protein translates to MIGADEFRRVLGHFCSGVTIITTVDKEGRPIGLTASAFTSVSLHPPLVLVCVAHDAQSYPALAEGTRFAVNILDKDQEAISTRFATKTAAHPAEKFEGIGYRMGSLGVPVLKDALAELECTTVHAYPGGDHTIFVGRVDAADCRGDAGLEPLLYYRGKYRRVHS